CGACTCCCGCTCCGTGCCCTCCGGCCAGCTCCCCCTGGCGGGGCTCCCTGCACCTTCCAATGCCAGGAAGGGAATGGGGCCCCCTGACCTTCCAGACCGCGCCCGACCACCGCTCCACCTCGGCGTGCTGCTTCTCCCGGCCGCTTCCGGACGGTCGCCTGCCCCGCCGGGCGGGGTGAGGCGGGATACTGAAGGCATGGCCCGCCGGACGCCCCCAGATCGCCCGCTGATCTTTATCTCGCATTTCAGCGCCGAACAGGAGATCGCCCTCAAGCTCCAGGAGCTGCTCGACCGGGCCTTTCTCGGCCAGGTGAACATCTTCGTGTCGTCGGACGACCGCAGCATCCGGATGGGGGCAGATTTCAACGGGACCATTCAGGACGCCCTGAGGGCCACCCGGTACGGCCTGCTGATCCTGAGCCCCGCCGCCCTGCGGCGGCCCTGGGTGAACATCGAGTTCGGCGCGCTGTGGGTTCAGAACAAGCCGGTCACCCCCATCTGCCACTCCGGCCTGAGCCCGGCCCAGCTTCCCCCACCGTATGTGAACCACAACGGCCTGAGCGCGACGGACGTCCGGGCCCTAAACAAGCTGGTGGCCAACCTCGCCCAGGAGGTGGAGATGCGGGCGCCGACCGTGGACTGGCAGCCCTTCCTCGACGTGGTCCAGGCCGCCGAGCAGGCCGCGAGGCACCGGGACCTGGACACGGTCGCGGGCGCGGTCGCCACGCTCACCCGGGCCTGCGGTCAACCGGAGTTCCCGCAGCAGTTGCGGGCAGGGGGGCACCAGTACACCCTGGGCGACCATGAACAGGGTGCCCACGCCGCCCTGGCCGTGCTGAGGGACCACGGCCTGGTCGAGCAGCGGTTTCAACACCGGACCCAGGGGCCGGCGGGGCCAGGGAAAACGTACGAGCTGTCGGGGACGGCCGCCTACGGCGAGCTGTGGCTCGATCCGGCGTTTCCCGGCCTGCTCGGCCAGGCGCTGGGACGTCCGGTCCCCACGCTCCTCGAGGTCAGCTCCGGCGACGCCGGCCAGGTGCGGGAAGACCATCACCTCGAGAGGGTCCGACCGGGCGCGCCCGCGGCGACGGCCCAACGCCCGGACGAGCCCGAGGAACTCCGGCTTCTGGAGGCGGCCGTCCGGGACGCCTGGGAAGCGCTCAGCCACTACCGCTCGGACCCGCCGGTCAACACGGCGCCGCTCCGGCGGCAGGGCCAGACCCTGCGGGAACGGCTGCACGCCGCCGAGGGGGCCCGTCCCGGGTTCACGGCGGCCATCGGCGGCAGCGCCGGGCGCGAGCAGATGTGGAGTGACCTCGCGCAGATGACCGCCGTTCAGCCCGCGGTCGAACGGCTTGGCGAGTTGGTCGAGGACCTGCGCGCCCGGCTCCGGCTCCCGCTGAATGAGGCTCGTCCTGCAGTTGTGCCCAGGGATGACCGGGGGTGACCGTGATTCTGCCCGTTCGCGGGCGTGGAATGGATGCCGCCCTGCGTTGGCTATGCGAGGACAGCCGGGCGACGCCCAGCGGCAGATTCTGGGGTGAGATCAGCAGTGATAGGGGTAACCTGAGAGTGAGAACAGCGGATTACCCTAACGACCTCAACCACGCTTTGAGCAACGTTGCGAAGCTCGGTTGCCATTCAATTCGACTCTGCAACAGTGTTTCGCAATACGGGAAGTGCGTGTTCTCCGCACAGGCGGGGCGGCCTCGAAAACGACCGTTTCCGCACCGACCTGTCAAAAGACCGTCGTGGACACCTCGCCCGCGTTTTGAGCAGGTTACCGAAATGTGAATTGTCTTACTAGGTAATTCTCTGCTCGCAGTCTCAGGTCACCCCAAGTACACGCGCATCTGGAACCGTGAGGGCCGCCGCTCGGTGCGGCTGCACCGTCAGGTGGCCGCTGAACTCCTGGGGCGCCGGCTCCTCCCCGGCGAGGTCGTCCACCACATTGACGGCGACTCCCTGAACAACGCTCCTGAAAACCTGCTGGTCCTTCCCAGCCAGCGGCACCACGCCTCGCTGGAGCAGGACCTTCGGCGGGCTAGGCGCGGCCAGCCCACCTTGTTTCCGCACCTGCTGGAAGCGGAGCGGGGCTGGTCCCGGGGCACGCTGTTCCAGCACGTCGGTTGAACAAGGGGCAACCGCAGGCCCCGCCTCGTCGCCACACCCCTACACTAAGAGGGTGACGACCGTGGCAGTCCCCAGCGTGCTCGACCAGCTCAAGGCCCTCTCCCACGAGATTCGCTTTGAGTTGGTCCGGCACCTGGCGGGCGGCGAGCGTTGCGTCTGCGACCTCGAAGCCTTGCTGGAGCTTCCCCAGTCCAAGGTCTCTTACCACCTGGGCATCCTCCGCGAAGCCGAGCTGGTTTCCTCCGAGCAGCGCGGCAAGAACACCTATTACAGCCTGCGGCAAGATCAATTCTTTCAGTTGGGTGGGAACCTGTTGGGCGAGATTTTCATGGGTCCGCTCGCCTTGACGCATCAAACGAAATCCATATGCTGAGGGTGTGACCCGCGTTCTGATCCTGTGCACCCACAACTCCGCCCGCTCCCAGATGGCCGAGGCCCTGACCCGCGCGGCGGCGCAGCGCCGCGGCCTCGACCTCGACGTGCATTCCGCCGGGACCGAGGCCACCCGGGTCAAGGACGACGCGAAGACCGTCATGGCGGAGATCGGCCTGAGCCTGGACAACCACACCAGCAAGACGCTCTGGGACGTGCCGGACCCCCAGAACTTCGACTACGTGATTACCGTCTGCGACTCGGCCGCCGAAGCCTGCCCCGCCTACCCGGGCCGGACCCACCGACTGCACTACCCCTTCACCGATCCCAGCGGCGGAAGTCTCGACCGCTGGCGCATGGTGCGTGACCAGCTCCGGGAACAGTTCGAGGCTTTCGTGCAGGCGCTGGGGGAAGGGCGGCCAGTGCCCGAAACCTACGAGGACAGCCCTGCCGTCCCCGTCGCCTGACGTGACGGCACCCCTCCCGCGTGCCCTCGCAGCGGAGGCGCTGGGCACCTTCGCGCTGGTGTTCTTCGGCCCGGGTGCGGCGGTGGTGCAAGCGCAGACCGGCGCCCTCGGACACCTGGGCGTGGCTGCCGTGTTCGGGCTGACTATTGCGGCGGTGATCGCGGCGCTCGCCCCGATCAGCGGGGCGCACATCAATCCGGCGGCCACCCTCGCCCTGACCCTGGCGGGCCGCTTCCCACCCGGACGGGTCCTGCCCTACGTCGCCGCCCAACTGCTCGGCGCTGTCGCGGCGGCGTTCCTGCTGCTGGCGCTGTTCGGCAGGGGTGGCAACCTCGGGGTCACGCTTCCGGCCGGAAGCGTGGGCCAGGCGTTCACCCTTGAAGCCGTGCTGACCTTCTTCCTGCTGCTGGTCGCGCTGCGCTCGGGGCGGCCCGGGGTGGTGGGCGGGGTCGTCGCCCTGGAGGCCGCGATGGGCGGCCCGATCACCGGGGCGAGCATGAATCCGGCCCGCAGTTTCGGCCCGGCCCTGGTGAGTGGCCTCTGGACGGCCCACTGGCTGTACTGGGTGGCCCCCCTGCTCGGCGCTGTGCTGGCGGTGGCCGTCAACGCCCTGCTGAGCCCCAACGAACCCGAGCCCGGTCTCGCTCAGGAGTTCGTACCCGAACAAGAACCTCTCTGAGAGCGGCACTTGTTGTGTCTCTCAACTGTTGTTCTTGACAACTATCTGGGGGCGAGCGTACAGTCGCCCTATGACTGTTGCCAAAAACAACAAAGT
This genomic stretch from Deinococcus planocerae harbors:
- a CDS encoding arsenate reductase ArsC encodes the protein MTRVLILCTHNSARSQMAEALTRAAAQRRGLDLDVHSAGTEATRVKDDAKTVMAEIGLSLDNHTSKTLWDVPDPQNFDYVITVCDSAAEACPAYPGRTHRLHYPFTDPSGGSLDRWRMVRDQLREQFEAFVQALGEGRPVPETYEDSPAVPVA
- a CDS encoding MIP/aquaporin family protein, coding for MTAPLPRALAAEALGTFALVFFGPGAAVVQAQTGALGHLGVAAVFGLTIAAVIAALAPISGAHINPAATLALTLAGRFPPGRVLPYVAAQLLGAVAAAFLLLALFGRGGNLGVTLPAGSVGQAFTLEAVLTFFLLLVALRSGRPGVVGGVVALEAAMGGPITGASMNPARSFGPALVSGLWTAHWLYWVAPLLGAVLAVAVNALLSPNEPEPGLAQEFVPEQEPL
- a CDS encoding ArsR/SmtB family transcription factor translates to MTTVAVPSVLDQLKALSHEIRFELVRHLAGGERCVCDLEALLELPQSKVSYHLGILREAELVSSEQRGKNTYYSLRQDQFFQLGGNLLGEIFMGPLALTHQTKSIC
- a CDS encoding HNH endonuclease, translated to MRLHRQVAAELLGRRLLPGEVVHHIDGDSLNNAPENLLVLPSQRHHASLEQDLRRARRGQPTLFPHLLEAERGWSRGTLFQHVG
- a CDS encoding toll/interleukin-1 receptor domain-containing protein, which codes for MARRTPPDRPLIFISHFSAEQEIALKLQELLDRAFLGQVNIFVSSDDRSIRMGADFNGTIQDALRATRYGLLILSPAALRRPWVNIEFGALWVQNKPVTPICHSGLSPAQLPPPYVNHNGLSATDVRALNKLVANLAQEVEMRAPTVDWQPFLDVVQAAEQAARHRDLDTVAGAVATLTRACGQPEFPQQLRAGGHQYTLGDHEQGAHAALAVLRDHGLVEQRFQHRTQGPAGPGKTYELSGTAAYGELWLDPAFPGLLGQALGRPVPTLLEVSSGDAGQVREDHHLERVRPGAPAATAQRPDEPEELRLLEAAVRDAWEALSHYRSDPPVNTAPLRRQGQTLRERLHAAEGARPGFTAAIGGSAGREQMWSDLAQMTAVQPAVERLGELVEDLRARLRLPLNEARPAVVPRDDRG